In one window of Methanolobus mangrovi DNA:
- a CDS encoding geranylgeranyl reductase family protein has product MYDLIIIGAGPSGSSAGRIAGKNGIKTLIIEKEIFPRYKPCGGALSEHAMSYLDFKIPDEIIEKDIFGGRVRFRGKSIEYFKDHRLSVIVTRSIFDNFLLEKAKETGIDIHHGEKVTDVSPNGAHVLVTTNKDSYKARYVVIATGSQGKLKTVVRREDNKSEYGVCLVTEVEEKDEVIDQYIKDAIEMHFGVSGVGYGWVFPHKGYYSVGAGSVMAKHLPYPKKAMQDYLKVNGFMGEYKLNGHVIPCGGHKRKLVKGRIILSGDAAGFVDAFTGEGLAYAIRSGQLAAEIIKENAANGSDLQELVNYENRCYSEFGEHLKYSLIFAKIMHYFPERSFNAFIKETDILDMFLEVVTFNRTYKDLVKWLIFNFKFRWLKK; this is encoded by the coding sequence ATGTATGACCTTATAATCATTGGTGCCGGACCTTCCGGTTCGTCTGCCGGAAGAATAGCAGGAAAAAACGGAATTAAGACACTTATAATTGAGAAGGAGATATTTCCCCGATACAAACCATGTGGAGGAGCATTATCCGAACATGCGATGTCCTATCTTGATTTTAAAATACCGGATGAGATTATCGAAAAGGATATTTTCGGAGGAAGGGTTCGCTTCCGGGGAAAAAGTATAGAATACTTCAAAGATCACCGCCTTTCTGTTATCGTAACAAGAAGCATATTTGACAATTTTCTGCTTGAAAAAGCAAAAGAGACAGGCATTGACATTCATCACGGGGAAAAAGTAACAGACGTATCCCCAAATGGTGCTCATGTTTTAGTTACAACAAATAAAGATAGCTACAAAGCCAGATATGTGGTAATTGCAACCGGCTCACAGGGAAAACTTAAAACTGTGGTTAGAAGAGAGGACAACAAAAGTGAATATGGGGTTTGTCTTGTCACTGAAGTTGAGGAAAAGGATGAAGTTATTGACCAATATATTAAAGATGCTATCGAAATGCACTTTGGTGTATCCGGAGTAGGTTACGGATGGGTATTCCCGCACAAAGGTTATTACTCAGTGGGTGCCGGCAGTGTGATGGCAAAGCATCTCCCATATCCAAAAAAGGCAATGCAAGATTATCTGAAAGTTAATGGGTTCATGGGAGAATACAAACTCAATGGACATGTAATCCCATGTGGCGGCCACAAAAGAAAACTGGTTAAAGGAAGGATAATATTAAGTGGCGATGCAGCAGGCTTTGTTGATGCATTCACAGGTGAAGGACTGGCATATGCTATCCGGTCAGGACAACTTGCCGCGGAGATTATCAAAGAGAATGCAGCAAATGGGTCTGACCTTCAGGAACTTGTAAATTATGAAAACAGATGTTACTCCGAATTTGGCGAGCATCTAAAATATTCACTCATTTTTGCAAAGATAATGCACTACTTCCCCGAACGTTCTTTCAATGCATTTATAAAAGAAACGGACATACTTGACATGTTTCTTGAAGTTGTGACCTTTAACAGAACATATAAAGACCTGGTCAAATGGCTTATATTCAATTTCAAATTCCGCTGGCTTAAAAAATAA
- a CDS encoding TMEM165/GDT1 family protein gives MIQDILIPFLLVGLAELGDKTQLAVLVLSTKTTKYVSLLAGVMLAFVLTDGLAILLGNFIANRIPMEYVRIGAGILFIIFGLTTLLNRAEDDDDGSYELKSPFISGFGLILVSEMGDKTQLAAALFATQYDPVLVFIGVVFALLVLSSMAIYVGKILMERINKRTISTAAGILFIVIGASFFL, from the coding sequence ATGATTCAGGACATTCTTATTCCATTCCTATTGGTGGGGCTCGCTGAGTTGGGTGACAAAACCCAGCTTGCAGTACTTGTCCTCTCTACAAAGACCACAAAATATGTTTCACTACTTGCCGGTGTGATGCTGGCTTTTGTACTGACGGATGGTCTTGCTATCCTTTTAGGGAATTTCATAGCAAACAGGATTCCGATGGAATATGTACGCATAGGTGCCGGCATACTGTTCATAATATTTGGTCTGACAACACTCCTGAACAGGGCAGAGGATGATGACGATGGCTCCTATGAACTGAAGAGTCCTTTTATATCTGGATTTGGTCTCATCCTTGTATCTGAAATGGGTGACAAAACCCAGCTCGCAGCGGCTCTCTTTGCTACGCAGTACGATCCTGTACTTGTGTTTATAGGGGTTGTATTTGCTTTACTGGTCCTGTCTTCTATGGCCATATATGTTGGTAAGATCCTCATGGAGAGAATCAATAAAAGAACCATCTCAACAGCTGCAGGTATTCTGTTCATCGTTATCGGTGCTTCATTCTTCCTTTGA
- a CDS encoding FMN-binding glutamate synthase family protein, which yields MGNLRQPNANEATQTFNRSKSVVPMSGICTRCVDGCRGNCEIFKSTFRGREVLYPGPFGEVTAGADKNYPIDYSHLNIQGYAVGAIGMPDDMLPGPETARFPNVSTETEYGWDKKVKMKVPIFTGALGSTEIARKNWEHFAIGAAISGVTIVCGENVCGIDPGLKRGNDGLVTESPEMDRRIELYNKYHDGYGEMLVQMNVEDTKLGVAEYLSSKHEMDTIELKWGQGAKCIGGEIKVKELDRAIELKKRGYIVTPDPELASVQEAYKVGAIREFERHSRLGFVTEEGFHAECDRLRDLGFKRITLKTGAYSMAETAMAIKYSSDAKIDLLTYDGAPGGTGMSPWPMMEEWGTPTIYLQSLVQEFADKLTSKGKRVPDLAMAGGFSSEDGIYKVLAMGAPYFKAVCMGRGLMIPGMVGKNIGKWLAEDDLPKTVSEFGHRKEEIFVHYEELEERYGADIDNIPLGAIGIYSYAEKTRVGLQQLMAGSRRFNISTLSRKDLMALTEDAAKVTGISYVMDAYRDIAEEILDG from the coding sequence ATGGGTAACCTTAGGCAACCAAATGCAAATGAAGCCACTCAGACCTTCAACAGGTCTAAGAGTGTAGTACCGATGTCAGGTATCTGTACACGTTGTGTGGACGGATGTCGTGGAAATTGTGAAATATTTAAATCAACATTCAGAGGACGTGAAGTCCTGTACCCCGGACCTTTTGGTGAGGTCACAGCCGGTGCAGACAAGAACTATCCTATTGACTACTCCCACCTTAACATACAGGGATATGCAGTAGGCGCAATAGGAATGCCAGATGACATGTTACCTGGCCCTGAAACTGCGAGATTCCCGAATGTTAGTACTGAGACAGAGTACGGCTGGGACAAAAAAGTAAAGATGAAGGTACCCATCTTCACCGGAGCATTAGGTTCCACCGAAATTGCAAGGAAGAACTGGGAACACTTTGCCATCGGCGCAGCTATTTCAGGTGTCACCATTGTTTGTGGTGAGAACGTATGTGGTATAGACCCTGGACTTAAAAGAGGAAATGACGGTCTTGTAACAGAATCACCAGAGATGGACCGCAGGATTGAACTCTACAACAAATATCATGATGGCTACGGTGAAATGCTCGTCCAGATGAACGTAGAGGACACAAAGCTTGGTGTAGCAGAATACCTTTCCAGCAAGCACGAAATGGATACTATTGAACTCAAATGGGGACAGGGTGCAAAATGTATTGGTGGAGAGATCAAGGTAAAAGAGCTTGACCGCGCTATCGAGCTTAAGAAAAGAGGTTATATCGTAACACCGGACCCTGAACTTGCATCTGTACAGGAAGCATACAAAGTTGGTGCCATAAGAGAATTCGAAAGGCACTCAAGACTTGGTTTTGTCACAGAGGAAGGATTCCATGCAGAATGTGACAGACTCAGAGACCTTGGATTCAAGCGTATTACATTGAAAACCGGTGCTTACTCGATGGCAGAGACTGCAATGGCTATCAAATACAGTTCCGACGCAAAGATCGACCTGCTCACCTATGACGGTGCTCCTGGTGGAACCGGTATGAGCCCATGGCCAATGATGGAAGAATGGGGAACACCAACAATATACCTGCAGTCACTTGTCCAGGAATTTGCAGATAAACTCACTTCAAAAGGCAAGAGAGTACCAGACCTTGCAATGGCCGGTGGATTCTCAAGCGAAGACGGTATCTACAAGGTTCTGGCAATGGGTGCTCCATACTTCAAGGCAGTATGCATGGGCCGTGGCCTCATGATCCCAGGAATGGTCGGTAAGAACATTGGCAAATGGCTTGCTGAAGATGACCTTCCAAAGACTGTATCCGAATTCGGACACAGGAAAGAAGAGATCTTCGTACACTATGAAGAACTGGAAGAGCGCTATGGTGCTGACATTGACAACATACCACTGGGTGCTATCGGTATATACTCATATGCTGAAAAGACCAGGGTTGGCCTGCAGCAACTCATGGCAGGTTCCAGAAGGTTCAATATTTCTACACTTTCACGTAAGGACCTCATGGCACTTACAGAAGATGCAGCAAAAGTAACCGGAATCTCATATGTCATGGATGCATACAGGGACATCGCAGAAGAGATACTCGATGGATAA
- a CDS encoding methanogenesis marker 9 domain-containing protein, translating to MSDNLFDIKVGELSFKNPIALAPMGGITNSCFANENATDAGLVILGGYNLDAATQKAASEMLARGREEFESNEPLKLIESEIKAVNEGPVVGVNVRSTTIEPLIEAAKIAKHADAILELDAHCRQKEITDIGAGQALLTDLTKLCDWIEHIKETGVVLSVKVRANVVDDIELVQQIESSGADILHLDAMKEGSGADLNLIKNIRDSTRMFLICNNSVTDIDAAQDMFTRGADMVSVARGVLEDSGLISNLVHSISAQQEDMGWYNAPKHVCRGEGDLRGLAFCCLPVKPCPVHNNIKKLGYSAQEFADTKMEFVKGTMLEYGDSTCFGSLAWCCKISKRCYLRDGVLETLGLSDAEYMRLKKELADYIINNAKKPIGTSKN from the coding sequence TTGTCAGATAATCTTTTTGATATTAAGGTAGGAGAACTCTCCTTCAAAAATCCCATCGCTCTTGCCCCAATGGGAGGAATAACCAATAGTTGTTTTGCAAATGAGAATGCAACCGATGCGGGACTGGTGATACTCGGAGGATACAACCTTGATGCTGCAACGCAGAAAGCAGCATCTGAAATGCTTGCAAGAGGAAGGGAAGAATTTGAATCCAATGAACCACTGAAGCTCATCGAAAGCGAGATAAAAGCAGTAAATGAAGGACCTGTCGTTGGAGTCAATGTAAGAAGTACAACGATAGAACCTCTGATAGAAGCTGCAAAGATCGCAAAACATGCAGATGCTATCCTGGAACTGGATGCTCATTGCAGACAGAAGGAAATCACAGACATCGGAGCAGGACAGGCACTTCTCACTGACCTCACCAAACTTTGCGACTGGATAGAACATATCAAGGAAACCGGTGTTGTACTGTCAGTCAAGGTACGTGCAAATGTAGTGGATGATATTGAACTGGTGCAGCAAATTGAAAGTTCTGGTGCTGATATACTTCATCTCGATGCCATGAAAGAAGGTTCCGGAGCAGACCTTAATCTCATAAAGAACATACGTGATTCCACACGGATGTTCCTCATTTGTAACAACTCTGTAACTGACATAGATGCTGCACAGGACATGTTCACACGCGGAGCTGATATGGTTTCCGTTGCAAGGGGTGTTCTTGAAGACTCAGGACTTATCAGTAACCTTGTTCACAGCATATCTGCCCAGCAGGAAGACATGGGATGGTACAATGCACCAAAACATGTTTGCAGAGGAGAAGGAGACCTGAGGGGACTGGCTTTTTGCTGTTTACCCGTAAAACCATGTCCCGTACACAATAATATCAAGAAGCTTGGTTACTCTGCACAGGAATTCGCAGATACTAAAATGGAGTTTGTCAAAGGTACTATGCTTGAGTATGGAGATAGTACATGTTTTGGAAGCCTTGCATGGTGCTGTAAGATATCAAAACGCTGTTACCTCAGAGATGGAGTGCTGGAAACACTTGGACTTTCAGATGCAGAATATATGCGCCTGAAGAAAGAACTTGCAGACTACATAATTAACAATGCTAAAAAGCCAATAGGCACCTCCAAGAATTAA
- a CDS encoding triphosphoribosyl-dephospho-CoA synthase, with amino-acid sequence MKDSLYTINRGNYPLSSYIARCAQLAMCLEVSASPKPGNIDRYNDYEDTRYEHFLASATGVYPVIEEASSKTEDIGKFIRNAVTESVMWQKGGNTHFGAFLLLVPLAMAAGEILQEDEPFTIQQLVESAYRIVKNTDTTDSVDFYSCFEAAGVKVNPADEFDLQNKAAIDELNERDMSLYKLMDIARGYDLIANEWVTGFKRCAACAEIIIDGMNNDLYPSKVKADINDITVYAFMKTLAENEDTFISTKYDDRTAAYVSGQAKAIIKEMYKSHEDFETILPLIEKLDKELLEKKINPGSTADIIIAGLFIALLSGVRF; translated from the coding sequence ATGAAAGACTCACTTTACACCATTAACAGAGGCAACTATCCGCTCTCATCCTACATTGCACGCTGCGCACAGCTTGCAATGTGCCTGGAAGTTTCTGCCTCTCCTAAACCTGGAAATATTGACAGGTATAATGACTACGAGGACACACGCTACGAGCATTTTCTGGCATCAGCCACAGGTGTTTACCCAGTTATAGAAGAGGCTTCATCCAAGACAGAGGACATAGGCAAATTCATCAGGAATGCTGTTACGGAAAGTGTAATGTGGCAAAAAGGAGGGAATACCCATTTCGGAGCATTCCTGCTGTTAGTACCTCTTGCAATGGCTGCAGGGGAAATTCTTCAGGAAGATGAACCTTTTACCATTCAGCAACTTGTAGAATCTGCGTACAGGATCGTTAAGAACACAGATACAACTGATTCTGTTGACTTTTATAGCTGTTTTGAAGCGGCAGGTGTAAAAGTAAATCCTGCAGATGAGTTCGACCTTCAGAATAAAGCTGCTATTGATGAGCTAAACGAAAGGGACATGAGTCTTTACAAGCTCATGGACATTGCCAGAGGATACGATCTTATAGCCAATGAATGGGTCACCGGTTTTAAAAGATGTGCCGCATGTGCTGAGATAATAATTGATGGCATGAATAACGATCTTTACCCTTCAAAAGTTAAAGCTGATATCAATGACATAACCGTTTATGCATTCATGAAGACACTTGCCGAGAATGAAGACACCTTCATCAGCACTAAATACGATGACAGAACCGCTGCTTACGTATCAGGACAGGCAAAAGCGATAATAAAAGAAATGTATAAAAGTCATGAAGACTTTGAGACTATATTGCCATTGATAGAAAAACTGGACAAAGAGCTTCTGGAGAAAAAAATCAATCCGGGGTCCACAGCAGATATCATCATCGCCGGTCTTTTTATCGCATTGCTTTCGGGAGTAAGGTTCTAA
- a CDS encoding DUF447 domain-containing protein — translation MDKKINFDDFGLYEGISETIVTTNRGWTANAAPMGIIRKKDKLFVRMFKGSNTYNNVLSEKSLVVNITLDPLVFVNSTFTDLEDSDFENVNLGGRNFTALKKAQCWIAFDCTNTKITSEALVTELVPAGTRMNKIQIRAPNRGLFGVIEACVHATRYKLTGDDKYLKLIKAYGDIVDKCGGEDEKEAMKLLYGYL, via the coding sequence ATGGATAAGAAAATAAATTTTGATGATTTTGGTCTTTATGAAGGCATATCAGAAACTATTGTCACAACAAACCGAGGCTGGACAGCAAATGCCGCCCCCATGGGCATTATCCGTAAGAAAGACAAACTATTCGTCCGCATGTTCAAAGGTTCTAATACCTACAATAATGTGCTTTCAGAAAAGAGTCTTGTTGTAAATATCACTCTTGACCCATTGGTCTTTGTAAATTCTACTTTTACCGACCTTGAAGATTCAGATTTTGAAAATGTAAACCTGGGTGGCAGGAATTTTACTGCCCTGAAAAAAGCTCAATGCTGGATCGCTTTTGATTGTACGAACACAAAGATCACATCCGAAGCACTTGTTACGGAACTTGTACCCGCAGGTACACGTATGAACAAGATCCAGATAAGAGCACCTAACCGCGGCCTCTTCGGAGTCATTGAAGCCTGTGTACATGCAACCAGATACAAACTAACAGGTGACGACAAATACCTTAAACTAATCAAAGCATATGGTGACATAGTGGACAAATGCGGTGGAGAGGATGAAAAAGAAGCAATGAAATTGCTTTATGGCTACCTCTGA
- a CDS encoding dihydromethanopterin reductase (acceptor), protein MTKTIAWGITGAGHFLTSSFGIFKQIKSEHDIRVNTFLSSAAEEVVRMYGLENELETISCGEYLEEIFLETQQGKSWPKTGRFLLDKYDALIVTPATSNTVSKIAHGTADSLVSNAVAQAVKGSVPVYVVPVDIAGVVISELPYGIAREICQKCDPCPPRDNCPNDAITDQIDLLKCSGCGICKELCNFNAIKGGPVELKVRDIDARNVDIMKELEGITVLEKPEDILEILHEI, encoded by the coding sequence ATGACAAAAACGATAGCATGGGGAATTACCGGGGCCGGGCATTTCCTTACATCCAGTTTTGGGATCTTCAAGCAGATCAAAAGTGAACATGACATAAGAGTTAATACTTTCCTGTCCAGTGCTGCTGAAGAAGTAGTAAGGATGTATGGACTTGAAAATGAGCTGGAAACAATATCCTGCGGAGAATACCTTGAAGAGATATTCCTCGAAACACAGCAGGGGAAAAGCTGGCCAAAAACAGGACGTTTCCTTCTCGATAAGTATGACGCACTAATCGTAACACCGGCAACATCCAATACAGTATCTAAAATTGCACACGGGACTGCTGATTCACTTGTAAGCAACGCTGTTGCACAGGCTGTAAAAGGAAGCGTACCGGTATATGTTGTGCCTGTTGACATAGCAGGTGTTGTCATATCAGAATTACCATATGGGATTGCCAGGGAAATTTGTCAAAAATGTGACCCATGTCCTCCGCGAGATAATTGTCCCAATGATGCTATTACAGACCAGATAGACCTGTTAAAATGCAGCGGGTGCGGAATCTGTAAAGAGCTCTGCAATTTCAATGCAATAAAAGGCGGACCTGTTGAACTGAAGGTCAGAGACATCGATGCAAGAAATGTGGACATCATGAAAGAACTTGAAGGTATAACGGTACTGGAAAAACCTGAGGATATACTGGAAATCCTCCACGAGATCTAA
- a CDS encoding PHP domain-containing protein, protein MKLDLHVHSCYSKDSNASLDDILEHAARNGLDGFAICDHDAIEGGIACSKRAKEIGSDLIVIPGVEVSSSKGHILVLGVRESIESGLSPEETIKRARQQGAVVIIPHPFKMTSHGIGYVDGLDTDAVEVLNSRCVTDGPNNKARKVAQELGFPMVGGSDSHEAEMVGRSYTEIQADSRTVEGVLDAIRKGRTSPGGGKTPVSFVIKQMFIGHVNKLGRRIGIR, encoded by the coding sequence ATGAAGCTCGATCTTCACGTCCATTCCTGTTATTCGAAAGATAGCAATGCCAGCCTTGACGATATACTTGAGCATGCAGCCCGAAACGGCCTCGATGGTTTTGCTATATGTGACCATGATGCCATAGAGGGCGGTATTGCATGTTCCAAGAGGGCAAAGGAAATTGGTTCGGATCTGATTGTCATACCTGGTGTGGAAGTGAGTTCCTCTAAAGGACATATTCTTGTGCTGGGAGTTCGCGAATCCATAGAATCGGGACTTAGCCCTGAAGAAACCATCAAAAGGGCACGTCAGCAGGGAGCTGTTGTAATAATTCCTCATCCTTTTAAAATGACATCCCATGGCATTGGTTATGTTGATGGACTGGATACTGATGCAGTGGAAGTGTTGAATTCCCGCTGTGTAACCGATGGTCCCAACAATAAAGCCAGAAAAGTCGCTCAGGAACTGGGATTTCCAATGGTTGGCGGAAGCGATTCCCATGAAGCGGAAATGGTGGGAAGGTCATATACGGAGATTCAGGCTGATTCCAGAACAGTTGAAGGTGTGCTGGATGCCATACGCAAAGGCCGTACCAGTCCGGGTGGAGGAAAAACCCCTGTATCATTCGTAATCAAGCAGATGTTCATCGGCCATGTGAATAAGCTTGGCCGACGTATTGGAATAAGATAA
- the hflX gene encoding GTPase HflX — protein sequence MKSAILVKRNDPRSEDEKNMLQLNELRELAEAAGYEVMCELTQTRHPDRKFHLGRGKVDELAQMVVHLKPDKIIFHNPLSTMQIYNISEICRCEIIDKFQLILEIFATRATTHRSKLQVELARLQYELPRARAVISILKKDERPGFMGLGGYEDSYAQDIKNRMTRIRSELETIQKDNEALRIHRHSKGFSLVALAGYTNAGKSTLFNALVDENVESKDMLFTTLLPTTRSLNVEGRDVLLTDTVGFIEDLPHWMVDAFRSTLDEIFLADVVLLVVDSSEDLENIRKKLLVCHETMWDQLQDVAIVTVFNKIDLIEEDELTERMSSLGYLAPNPVAVSAKSGFGFDELKAQIHDLLPKWERISLSFPMSEKAMSIVAWIFDEGLVHNIKYGKDISIDFEARDKIINKAISLAAELS from the coding sequence ATGAAAAGTGCTATTTTAGTAAAGCGAAATGACCCACGGTCTGAAGATGAAAAGAACATGCTTCAGCTAAATGAGCTCAGGGAACTGGCTGAGGCAGCAGGTTATGAGGTTATGTGCGAACTAACCCAGACCAGGCATCCTGACAGGAAGTTCCATCTTGGAAGGGGCAAGGTCGATGAACTGGCACAAATGGTTGTTCATCTGAAACCTGATAAAATCATATTCCACAATCCTCTCAGTACAATGCAGATATACAATATTTCAGAGATCTGCCGTTGTGAGATTATTGACAAGTTTCAGCTAATCCTTGAAATATTCGCAACCAGAGCAACCACTCATCGTTCCAAATTGCAGGTTGAACTCGCAAGGCTCCAATATGAGCTTCCAAGGGCACGGGCTGTGATATCTATCCTCAAAAAAGATGAAAGGCCGGGTTTTATGGGTCTGGGAGGATACGAGGATTCATACGCACAGGATATAAAGAACAGGATGACTCGTATCAGAAGTGAGCTGGAAACGATACAGAAGGACAATGAAGCCCTCCGGATTCACAGGCACTCAAAGGGTTTTTCGCTGGTGGCACTTGCAGGCTACACCAATGCAGGAAAAAGTACTCTTTTCAACGCTCTTGTGGATGAGAACGTCGAGTCTAAGGATATGCTATTCACAACACTGCTTCCTACTACGCGTTCACTGAATGTGGAGGGAAGAGATGTCTTGCTAACGGATACCGTCGGTTTTATCGAAGACCTTCCTCACTGGATGGTGGATGCTTTTCGGTCCACCCTTGACGAAATTTTCCTTGCAGATGTCGTTCTTCTTGTTGTTGATTCTTCTGAAGATCTGGAAAACATACGCAAAAAATTGCTTGTATGCCATGAAACAATGTGGGATCAGTTGCAGGATGTGGCTATCGTGACAGTTTTCAATAAAATTGATCTCATAGAAGAGGATGAACTGACAGAGCGCATGTCAAGTCTTGGTTATCTTGCTCCCAATCCCGTAGCTGTGTCTGCAAAAAGTGGTTTTGGATTCGATGAACTTAAAGCACAGATCCATGATCTCCTTCCAAAGTGGGAAAGGATCAGTCTCTCTTTTCCAATGTCAGAAAAAGCAATGTCAATTGTAGCATGGATATTTGATGAAGGTCTTGTTCATAATATCAAGTACGGTAAAGATATTTCGATAGATTTTGAAGCACGGGACAAGATTATAAATAAAGCCATTTCTTTAGCAGCAGAATTATCCTGA